In Miscanthus floridulus cultivar M001 chromosome 5, ASM1932011v1, whole genome shotgun sequence, one genomic interval encodes:
- the LOC136450680 gene encoding protein VAPYRIN-like, whose translation MAAAEAASSAPAPERRLLEVEEDEVVIDFKPNAKCRADLRLRSLHPSLPVAFKVQTSSPLKFLVSPPRGAVPPLSSASLRVVLRPQPHAPPSFPRSRADRFLVLSSLSAAHLDSAVGGSNDDTSGGVSAVRLRVFFGGPYLLRLAADAGDAAAVRLILRRQPHLLPFLEQQQAAAPDAEQQWAPPPPPLHAAAARGDCGEVRRLGPDALAARDREGRTVLHAAAAAGEAEAVAVLVDMGADTSAVDARGRTPLDVAREKGYQEVVDVLERWELVMTAARRGDLGILESLLSKRAGIRGRDQYGLTALHLAAIKGHCDAIALLAGSGCMDVECEDVEGHRPLHLAVEGGHAEAVELLLDIGADVNARTRRGGTPLEMAEAMGYEAIAQLLCARGAEVAAAPALCVASSSSSSISCA comes from the exons ATGGCCGCGGCGGAAGCAGCCTCCTCCGCGCCAGCTCCTGAGCGTCGTCtcctggaggtggaggaggacgaggtggtgaTCGACTTCAAGCCCAACGCCAAGTGCCGCGCCGACCTCCGCCTCCGCTCCCTGCACCCGTCCCTCCCCGTCGCCTTCAAGGTCCAGACCTCCTCCCCGCTCAAGTTCCTCGTCAGCCCGCCGCGCGGCGCCGTGCCGCCGCTCTCCTCGGCGTCCCTCCGCGTCGTGCTCCGCCCCCAGCCGCACGCGCCGCCGTCCTTCCCGCGCTCCCGCGCCGACCGCTTCCTCGTCCTCTCCTCGCTCTCCGCGGCGCACCTCGACTCCGCCGTGGGCGGCAGCAACGACGACACCAGCGGCGGAGTCAGCGCCGTCCGCCTCCGCGTGTTCTTCGGCGGGCCGTACCTGCTCCGCCTCGCCGCGGACGCCGGGGACGCCGCGGCCGTGCGCCTCATCCTGCGCCGGCAGCCGCACCTGCTGCCGTTCCTGGAGCAGCAACAGGCCGCCGCGCCCGACGCCGAGCAGCagtgggcgccgccgccgccgccgctgcacgcGGCGGCCGCGAGGGGGGACTGCGGCGAGGTGAGGCGGCTGGGGCCCGACGCGCTGGCCGCGCGTGACCGCGAAGGGAGGACGGTTCTGcacgcggcggccgcggccggcgAGGCCGAGGCGGTGGCCGTGCTGGTAGACATGGGCGCCGACACGTCGGCGGTCGACGCGCGCGGGAGGACTCCGCTGGACGTGGCGCGCGAGAAGGGATAC CAAGAAGTGGTGGACGTCCTGGAACGGTGGGAGCTGGTGATGAcggcggcgaggcgaggcgacctCGGGATCCTCGAGTCCCTGCTCAGCAAGCGCGCGGGCATCCGCGGGCGCGACCAGTACGGCCTTACGGCGCTCCACCTGGCGGCGATCAAGGGCCACTGCGACGCGATCGCCCTGCTCGCCGGATCGGGCTGCATGGACGTCGAGTGCGAGGACGTGGAAGGCCACAGGCCGCTGCATCTCGCCGTCGAGGGCGGCCACGCCGAGGCCGTGGAGCTGCTGCTCGACATAGGCGCCGACGTCAACGCCAGGACCAGGCGCGGCGGCACGCCGCtcgagatggcggaggccatggGGTACGAGGCCATCGCTCAGCTTCTGTGCGCTAGAGGCGCAGAGGTGGCCGCGGCACCGGCGTTGTGCGTCGCGTCGTCGTCTTCATCGTCTATATCGTGCGCCTGA